From the Leptospira biflexa serovar Patoc strain 'Patoc 1 (Paris)' genome, one window contains:
- a CDS encoding cytochrome C oxidase subunit IV family protein → MEYVINYGLYFIALVAVFTPVLGFGIFAPGIATATILGFIVNWFGQFFQTDRFSKFTSENKENKLLKFVLGDEDHKEDHASASMWVEDGEEEEEHEHHVISIKTYVYVLLALFFGTFVTVWVAQYDLGKWNMIVAMAVATCKAFFVLAYFMHLKYDNMLNRVIFLSAFAFLALLFAFSFGDIISRIAPTTETPVKTFF, encoded by the coding sequence ATGGAATACGTCATCAATTACGGACTCTACTTCATTGCACTCGTAGCTGTTTTTACACCTGTTCTTGGGTTTGGAATCTTTGCTCCAGGGATTGCAACTGCGACCATCTTAGGATTCATCGTCAACTGGTTTGGACAATTTTTCCAAACAGATCGTTTTTCTAAATTCACATCTGAAAACAAAGAGAACAAACTTTTGAAGTTTGTTTTGGGTGATGAAGACCACAAAGAAGACCACGCTTCGGCTTCTATGTGGGTGGAAGACGGGGAAGAGGAAGAAGAGCACGAACACCATGTGATTTCCATCAAAACATATGTGTATGTCTTACTTGCTCTTTTCTTTGGAACATTTGTCACGGTTTGGGTGGCTCAATACGACCTTGGCAAATGGAATATGATTGTCGCAATGGCTGTGGCAACTTGTAAGGCATTCTTTGTATTGGCTTACTTTATGCATTTAAAGTATGACAATATGCTAAACCGAGTGATTTTCCTCTCGGCATTTGCTTTCCTTGCACTCCTCTTTGCATTTTCGTTTGGAGATATCATTTCCCGAATTGCACCGACAACAGAAACACCAGTAAAAACTTTTTTCTAA
- a CDS encoding cytochrome c oxidase subunit 3 family protein: protein MTSVSSSSEFQHQHHFKSAEHQYASSKQGIWLFLCTEILMFGGLFVGYLIYHSLYPTVFKNGSETLDWKMGAVNTVVLLVSSFTMAAAINYVQRGLHKIAAIMLALTIACAGAFMVIKYFEYSHKFHVGTVPGKFSLVDPTCGAGGKRAECESKISALLKNPAELEKNHVNAEEVARLKAVISQPKWEMFYGFYFVMTGLHGIHVVAGALLIFWIFIKTLRRKVGPEYYTPVEGVGLFWHVVDLVWIYLFPLLYLVG, encoded by the coding sequence ATGACTTCCGTTAGTTCTTCAAGTGAATTTCAACACCAACACCATTTTAAGAGTGCAGAACACCAATATGCCTCTTCCAAACAAGGAATTTGGTTATTCCTTTGCACTGAAATCCTGATGTTTGGTGGCCTATTCGTAGGTTACCTCATCTACCATTCTTTGTATCCTACCGTTTTCAAAAATGGTTCCGAAACTTTGGATTGGAAAATGGGTGCTGTGAACACAGTGGTTCTCCTCGTGAGTTCCTTCACCATGGCTGCCGCCATCAATTATGTGCAACGTGGTCTCCATAAAATTGCAGCCATCATGCTTGCGCTCACAATCGCATGTGCTGGTGCCTTCATGGTCATCAAGTATTTTGAATACAGTCACAAGTTCCATGTGGGAACGGTTCCTGGTAAGTTTTCCTTAGTGGACCCAACTTGTGGTGCTGGTGGAAAACGAGCTGAGTGCGAATCAAAAATTTCTGCACTTCTAAAGAACCCAGCGGAACTTGAAAAAAACCATGTGAATGCAGAAGAAGTCGCTCGCTTAAAAGCTGTGATTTCCCAACCAAAATGGGAAATGTTCTACGGCTTTTACTTTGTGATGACAGGGCTTCACGGGATCCACGTTGTGGCCGGTGCACTTCTGATCTTCTGGATTTTCATCAAAACTTTAAGAAGAAAAGTGGGACCTGAATACTACACTCCTGTAGAAGGTGTGGGTTTGTTTTGGCACGTTGTGGACTTGGTATGGATTTACCTTTTCCCACTTCTATACTTAGTAGGATAA